A genomic segment from Pseudoduganella chitinolytica encodes:
- a CDS encoding IS3 family transposase (programmed frameshift): protein MKTLKKTYTPELKEEAVKLVLAQGLSIEQAAARVSIPKGTLANWVAAAKRGPAATTAPGSRSVAELEAENAQLRKQLAQAEMERDIGKKSGGVLCARVAAKYAWIKTMRLNFPDYPVKLMCQVLDVSRSGYYDWLRAKPSTRKQDDERLKVLISAVHRQTRETYGVPRIKRELAAQGHEVGRDRVRRLRQELNLRCKQRRKFIATTNSNHNLPVAENLLEQRFAPRRPDEVWVTDITYIPTAEGWLYLAGVKDVFTCEIVGYAMGERMTQDLTTQALWRAVSYKRPAPGLIHHSDRGSQYCAHAYQELVAQFGMRASMSRRGNCYDNAPMESFWGTLKNELVHHRRYATRAEAKASIQEYIEIFYNRQRRHSRIGFVPPALFAESFSEQQAA, encoded by the exons ATGAAGACATTGAAGAAGACGTACACCCCCGAACTCAAGGAAGAAGCTGTCAAGCTGGTACTGGCGCAGGGCCTGTCCATTGAGCAGGCGGCGGCACGTGTCAGCATTCCAAAAGGGACGCTGGCCAATTGGGTAGCAGCAGCCAAACGCGGGCCGGCTGCAACAACAGCACCTGGAAGCCGCTCCGTGGCCGAGCTGGAGGCGGAGAACGCACAGCTGCGCAAGCAGCTGGCGCAAGCAGAAATGGAGCGGGATATCG GTAAAAAAAGCGGCGGCGTACTTTGCGCGCGAGTCGCTGCCAAGTACGCGTGGATAAAGACGATGCGACTCAATTTCCCTGACTATCCTGTGAAGCTGATGTGCCAAGTATTGGACGTCTCGCGCAGCGGCTACTACGACTGGCTGCGGGCGAAGCCGTCGACACGCAAGCAGGACGACGAGCGGCTGAAAGTATTGATTTCGGCAGTGCATCGGCAGACCCGCGAGACTTACGGAGTGCCACGGATAAAGCGAGAGCTCGCTGCGCAGGGACACGAGGTCGGCCGCGATCGGGTTCGACGATTGCGCCAGGAGCTCAATCTGCGCTGCAAACAGCGGCGCAAGTTCATCGCAACGACGAATTCGAATCACAACTTGCCCGTTGCTGAAAACCTGCTGGAACAGCGGTTCGCACCGCGCCGGCCTGACGAAGTATGGGTGACGGATATCACCTATATTCCGACTGCCGAAGGCTGGCTGTACCTGGCCGGCGTGAAGGACGTCTTTACCTGCGAGATCGTCGGCTACGCGATGGGCGAACGCATGACGCAAGATCTGACGACGCAGGCGCTGTGGCGCGCTGTGAGCTACAAACGGCCGGCACCAGGGCTGATCCATCATTCAGATCGTGGAAGCCAATACTGCGCCCATGCCTACCAGGAGCTGGTGGCGCAGTTCGGCATGCGCGCCTCGATGTCGCGCCGCGGGAACTGCTATGACAACGCGCCAATGGAGAGCTTCTGGGGCACGCTGAAGAACGAGCTTGTCCATCATCGCCGCTATGCCACCCGTGCTGAGGCAAAGGCCTCGATTCAGGAATACATCGAAATTTT
- a CDS encoding IS5 family transposase encodes MQKSFSDLEYANKKKLTRRDRFLAEIDKATPWGKLHQEIEPFYPKVKGAGRPPIGLARMLRMYVAQQCFGLSDEGIEDAIYDSQAIRGFVGIDLNRESAPDATTLLKFRHLLEANGLTKKIFDTINGHLAEKGLMMREGTIVDATLIAAPPSTKNKDGERDPEMHQSKKGNDWHFGMKAHVGVDAASGLVHTVIGTAGNVSDVTQAGALLHGDESAALGDAGYQGVEKRPENQGKSVTWHVAMKRSKRKALPKNKLGRMVEKLEHLKASVRAKVEHPFHVIKNLFRHRKTRYRGLAKNTAQLFTLFGLANLMLAGRRFTITESPRAS; translated from the coding sequence ATGCAGAAGAGCTTCTCCGACCTTGAGTACGCCAACAAAAAGAAACTGACGCGGCGCGACCGCTTTCTTGCGGAAATCGATAAGGCTACGCCGTGGGGCAAGCTGCATCAAGAGATCGAACCGTTTTACCCGAAGGTCAAGGGCGCTGGCCGTCCGCCGATTGGTCTGGCGCGCATGCTGCGCATGTACGTGGCCCAACAATGCTTTGGTCTGTCGGACGAAGGCATTGAGGACGCGATCTATGACAGCCAGGCGATCCGTGGCTTCGTCGGCATCGACCTCAACCGGGAGTCCGCGCCCGACGCGACGACATTGCTGAAGTTTCGGCATCTGCTCGAGGCGAATGGGCTGACCAAGAAGATCTTCGACACCATCAATGGCCATCTCGCCGAGAAGGGTTTGATGATGCGCGAGGGGACTATCGTCGACGCCACGTTGATCGCGGCGCCGCCGTCGACGAAGAACAAAGACGGAGAGCGCGATCCGGAAATGCACCAGTCGAAGAAGGGCAACGATTGGCACTTCGGGATGAAAGCGCACGTGGGCGTGGACGCTGCGTCGGGCCTCGTGCACACCGTCATCGGCACCGCCGGCAACGTCTCGGACGTCACGCAAGCTGGCGCGCTGTTGCATGGCGACGAGTCTGCTGCGCTGGGCGATGCGGGCTACCAAGGCGTGGAGAAACGCCCGGAGAATCAAGGCAAATCAGTCACATGGCATGTCGCGATGAAGCGTTCCAAGCGCAAGGCGCTGCCGAAGAACAAGCTGGGTCGCATGGTCGAAAAACTGGAGCATCTCAAAGCCAGCGTGCGGGCGAAAGTCGAGCATCCGTTCCACGTCATCAAGAACCTGTTTCGTCACCGGAAGACGCGCTATCGCGGCCTGGCAAAGAACACTGCTCAGCTGTTCACGCTGTTCGGCTTAGCAAATCTGATGCTGGCTGGCCGGCGATTTACGATCACTGAATCCCCACGTGCGTCCTGA
- a CDS encoding RHS repeat-associated core domain-containing protein, whose translation MSEKIRVPHDALYQETGRTQANGLLQTMKYDPAGRLIEQQLGAIARAQQNFAPGQYRPDVQVGMQAAIQRRYRYDQAGQLTGIDDNRRGRIEYRYDPVGRLLAANSAMGHETFAFDPAGNIQVPQAAQRQTISHRPPLPKVLDNLLKEYAGTSYRYDERGNLVERVQNGQRDTFEWDAFNRMTRANTRYGVTTFAYDPLGRRIAKHRQAAQGTALRHTTRTMYGWDGDTLALESSAYQGHAPGERTVHYVYEGGSFVPLVQATRSRALQLATTTDVKALMAGNDGKYDIALDPLWNGEHEQEAEPFSRDEIAFYQCDHLGTPQELTDCEGKVAWSAQYKAWGLAKEAITDSAHKAGIRNPIRFQGQYFDEETGLFYNRHRYYDPDNARFLTQDPIGLAGGENLYQYAPNSTGWVDPLGLNKNSSVKNTTSKKHACSLNHSPSPTITAAELEARTRPEIRGIAIKKGLVPHPAKTNKWMDPITGKERLRIDPGHIDKQTGLPYNDPQAAAPHVHAYECDGSTKIRDATGNAHIRIDPSLP comes from the coding sequence GTGTCCGAAAAAATCAGAGTACCTCACGACGCGCTGTACCAGGAAACCGGACGCACCCAGGCCAATGGCCTGCTGCAAACGATGAAGTACGACCCGGCCGGCCGGCTGATCGAACAGCAGCTCGGCGCCATCGCGCGGGCCCAGCAGAACTTTGCGCCCGGCCAGTACCGTCCCGACGTCCAGGTCGGCATGCAGGCAGCGATCCAGCGGCGCTACCGCTATGACCAGGCCGGCCAACTGACCGGGATCGACGACAACCGGCGCGGCCGGATCGAATACCGCTACGACCCGGTCGGACGGCTTCTGGCGGCAAACAGTGCCATGGGCCACGAAACGTTCGCGTTCGACCCGGCCGGCAATATTCAGGTGCCCCAGGCCGCGCAGCGCCAAACGATCAGCCACCGCCCCCCGCTGCCAAAAGTGCTGGACAACCTGCTCAAGGAATATGCCGGCACCAGCTACCGCTACGACGAACGCGGCAACCTGGTCGAACGCGTGCAGAATGGACAGCGCGACACGTTCGAATGGGATGCGTTCAACCGAATGACCCGCGCCAACACCCGATACGGCGTCACGACGTTTGCCTACGACCCACTGGGGCGGCGCATCGCCAAACACAGGCAGGCGGCGCAAGGCACTGCCCTCCGGCACACGACCCGGACAATGTACGGCTGGGATGGCGACACGTTGGCCCTGGAAAGCAGCGCGTACCAAGGCCATGCGCCGGGCGAACGCACGGTGCACTATGTGTACGAGGGCGGCAGCTTCGTGCCGCTGGTGCAGGCCACTCGAAGCCGAGCGCTTCAGCTGGCGACGACGACGGATGTGAAAGCGCTGATGGCGGGCAATGACGGCAAGTACGACATCGCGCTCGATCCGCTGTGGAACGGCGAGCACGAGCAGGAGGCCGAACCGTTCAGTAGGGATGAGATCGCCTTCTATCAGTGCGATCACCTCGGTACACCGCAGGAACTAACGGATTGCGAAGGCAAGGTTGCGTGGTCTGCGCAGTACAAGGCTTGGGGACTAGCCAAAGAAGCGATCACCGACTCGGCACACAAGGCCGGGATCCGCAACCCGATTCGGTTCCAGGGGCAGTATTTTGATGAAGAGACGGGGCTTTTTTACAACAGGCATCGATACTACGACCCGGATAACGCAAGATTCCTCACTCAAGATCCAATTGGATTGGCGGGAGGGGAAAATCTGTATCAATACGCCCCTAACAGCACAGGTTGGGTTGATCCACTTGGGCTAAACAAAAACTCATCCGTAAAAAATACCACTTCAAAGAAGCATGCCTGTTCCTTAAACCATTCTCCTAGCCCTACCATTACAGCTGCCGAGCTGGAGGCAAGAACACGACCAGAAATACGAGGTATAGCGATTAAGAAAGGCCTGGTGCCACATCCAGCAAAGACGAACAAATGGATGGATCCTATAACAGGAAAAGAGCGGTTACGTATTGATCCAGGACACATTGACAAGCAGACTGGATTACCCTATAACGACCCGCAAGCAGCAGCACCACATGTTCATGCATACGAGTGTGACGGGAGCACGAAAATACGTGACGCAACAGGGAACGCCCACATTCGGATAGATCCCTCTTTACCATAA
- a CDS encoding RHS repeat-associated core domain-containing protein — translation MGHETFAFDPAGNIQVLPAAQREAISHRPPLPKVLDNLLKEYAGTSYRYDERGNLVERVQNAQRDTFEWDAFNRMVRATTRNGVTIFAYDPLGRRIAKHSQASEGTAIRQTTRTIYGWDGDTLAWESSAHQGHAAGERTVHYVYERDSFVPLVQATRSRALQLALTTDVKTLMAGNDGRYDIALDPLWNGELEQEAEPFGKDEIAFYQCNHLGTSQQLTDCEGKVAWSAQYKAWGQAKEAISEAAHRAGTSSSIRFPGQYLDDETGLHYNRHRYYDPSSGRFITNDPVRLLGGTNTHVYAANPRHGLIR, via the coding sequence ATGGGCCACGAAACCTTCGCCTTTGACCCGGCAGGCAATATCCAGGTGCTTCCTGCTGCGCAGCGAGAAGCGATCAGCCACCGCCCCCCGCTACCAAAAGTGCTGGACAACCTGCTCAAGGAATATGCCGGCACCAGCTACCGCTATGACGAACGCGGTAACCTCGTCGAACGGGTGCAGAATGCACAGCGCGACACGTTCGAGTGGGATGCGTTCAACCGGATGGTCCGGGCCACTACCCGGAATGGCGTGACGATCTTTGCCTACGACCCGCTGGGGCGGCGCATCGCCAAGCACAGCCAAGCGAGTGAAGGTACCGCCATCCGGCAGACGACCCGGACCATATACGGCTGGGATGGCGACACCTTGGCGTGGGAAAGCAGCGCCCACCAAGGCCATGCGGCGGGCGAACGGACCGTGCACTATGTGTACGAGCGCGACAGCTTCGTCCCGCTGGTGCAGGCTACCCGAAGCCGGGCCCTTCAACTAGCCCTGACCACGGATGTGAAAACGCTAATGGCAGGCAACGACGGAAGGTATGACATTGCCCTTGATCCACTATGGAATGGCGAACTCGAGCAGGAAGCCGAGCCGTTCGGCAAGGATGAGATTGCTTTCTATCAGTGCAATCATCTTGGTACATCGCAGCAGTTGACGGACTGCGAGGGCAAGGTCGCGTGGTCGGCACAGTACAAGGCATGGGGACAGGCGAAGGAGGCGATCAGCGAGGCAGCACATAGAGCGGGCACAAGTAGTTCGATCCGGTTCCCGGGGCAGTACCTTGATGACGAGACGGGTCTGCATTACAACCGGCATCGGTATTACGACCCATCTAGCGGACGATTTATCACCAATGATCCGGTCAGATTGCTCGGGGGAACCAATACGCATGTTTACGCGGCTAACCCACGGCATGGACTGATCCGTTAG